One Papaver somniferum cultivar HN1 chromosome 10, ASM357369v1, whole genome shotgun sequence genomic window carries:
- the LOC113317487 gene encoding probable mediator of RNA polymerase II transcription subunit 36b — MRPSSNRGRGGGGFRGRISGGGRGFGDGGGRGRGGRVGARGRGVGFDRGGGHGCVGMKGGNKVSVDPHRLEGVFVARAKGKEDALVTKNLVPGEVFFGEKRVLVQDEFRVWDPSRSKFAAAILGGVDNLWIGPKTRVLYLGEASGNTVSHVSDIIGHTGVVYAVELSNERGRDLVNMEKKRTNVIPIIEDARNPDNYRMLVGMVDVIFCDITQPDQASILAKNAKLFLRINGHFVVSIKVKSIVSKSVMTYETEKVFANELYKLQNLEFRPTEQVNIEPYFDTDHACVVGRYRVPKVPKIVKKHESYDFRTECPIWRARQQAVQHRHTI; from the exons ATGAGGCCATCATCGAACAGAGGACGTGGTGGTGGTGGATTTAGAGGAAGAATAAGTGGTGGAGGTAGAGGTTTTGGAGATGGAGGTGGTCGTGGTAGAGGAGGAAGAGTTGGAGCTAGAGGCCGTGGTGTTGGTTTCGACAGAGGAGGAGGTCATGGTTGTGTTGGAATGAAAGGTGGAAACAAAGTTAGTGTAGATCCACATCGACTTGAAGGTGTTTTCGTTGCTAGGGCTAAAGGCAAAGAAGATGCTCTTGTTACTAAAAACCTGGttcctggtgaagtcttttttgGTGAAAAAAGGGTTTTAGTTCAG GACGAGTTCAGGGTGTGGGATCCCTCAAGATCAAAGTTCGCTGCTGCTATTCTTGGTGGTGTTGATAATCTTTGGATT GGTCCAAAAACTAGGGTCTTATATCTTGGAGAAGCTTCAGGCAATACTGTCTCTCATGTATCTGATATTATTGGACATACTGGTGTGGTGTATGCTGTTGAGTTATCAAATGAAAGGGGAAGAGATTTAGTCAACATGGAAAAGAAGCGCACAAATGTTATACCCATAATTGAAGATGCAAGGAATCCTGATAATTACAGAATGTTGGTCGGCATGGTTGATGTCATTTTCTGTGATATTACACAACCTGACCAG GCTAGTATCTTAGCTAAGAATGCCAAATTATTCCTCAGAATCAATGGTCACTTTGTCGTATCAATCAAGGTAAAGAGTATTGTTTCAAAATCGGTGATGACATATGAGACTGAGAAAGTATTTGCAAATGAATTGTATAAACTACAGAATCTCGAGTTCAGACCAACAGAGCAGGTTAATATAGAGCCTTACTTTGATACTGATCATGCTTGTGTTGTTGGTCGTTACCGAGTGCCCAAGGTGCCCAAGATCGTCAAGAAGCACGAGTCCTATGATTTCCGAACCGAGTGCCCAATATGGAGAGCCCGTCAGCAAGCCGTTCAACATAGACATACCATATGA